In the genome of Candidatus Omnitrophota bacterium, one region contains:
- the scpB gene encoding SMC-Scp complex subunit ScpB, with amino-acid sequence MAENNLKAVVEAMLFSTDKPLTIEQIRKALDNLPSADINAVIQELKTDYQVSNRGLRINEVAGGFQLSTPVDFAPLLKKLHKGRKVEKLSRPALETLAIIAYKQPLTKIEIETLRNVNVDGVIDSLLEKDLVRVAGRRNTPGCPYVFGTTKKFLEYFGLNNLEDLPKIEELKIPENIEIEEIETQNTKTEVTENENTEASSENR; translated from the coding sequence ATGGCAGAGAATAACTTGAAGGCTGTTGTAGAAGCAATGCTTTTTTCAACTGATAAACCGCTTACCATTGAGCAGATAAGAAAAGCCCTGGATAATCTGCCTTCGGCAGATATAAACGCGGTTATTCAAGAATTAAAAACAGATTACCAGGTTTCCAACCGCGGCTTAAGGATCAATGAAGTCGCAGGAGGTTTCCAATTAAGCACTCCCGTTGATTTCGCCCCATTACTAAAGAAACTGCATAAAGGGCGCAAAGTGGAAAAACTGTCGCGCCCGGCCCTGGAAACCCTGGCAATAATCGCCTATAAACAGCCGCTTACCAAGATAGAAATAGAGACATTGCGTAATGTCAATGTGGACGGGGTTATAGATAGCTTGTTGGAAAAAGATCTGGTCCGCGTAGCCGGAAGAAGAAATACGCCTGGATGCCCTTATGTATTCGGCACAACCAAAAAATTCTTAGAATATTTCGGGTTAAACAATCTTGAAGATTTGCCGAAAATCGAAGAATTAAAAATACCGGAAAATATAGAAATAGAGGAAATTGAAACGCAAAACACAAAAACCGAGGTCACGGAAAATGAAAATACAGAAGCTTCGTCAGAAAATAGATAA
- the aroF gene encoding 3-deoxy-7-phosphoheptulonate synthase — protein MIIVLKPGAADADINHIVEKVKKIGLTPHISKGTERTIIGVIGPEDILRVTPLEAFPGVEKVIPVLAPYKLVSQEFKKESSVIDLGKGVFIGGNKIIAMAGPCAIENYDTLYEIAKEIKQMGVKVLRGGAFKPRSSPYSFQGLGEEGLKYLNKVGKDLEMVTLSEVMDTRDVELVAKYVDVLQIGARNMQNFNLLKEVGLTKKPVLLKRGLSSTIKELLMSAEYIVSGGNFNVILCERGIRTFEDATRNTLDISAVPLVKQYSHLPIIVDPSHAAGKWGLVPALAKASIASGADGLLIEVHSHPEEAMSDGAQSLTPANFANLIKELKNIAKAIEREI, from the coding sequence ATGATCATTGTATTAAAACCCGGCGCTGCAGACGCCGATATAAATCATATAGTCGAAAAGGTAAAAAAGATCGGGCTTACCCCGCATATATCCAAAGGCACAGAGCGCACTATTATTGGGGTTATTGGCCCGGAAGATATATTAAGGGTTACCCCACTTGAGGCTTTCCCCGGAGTAGAAAAAGTTATTCCGGTTTTGGCCCCCTATAAACTTGTATCCCAAGAATTCAAGAAAGAATCTTCAGTTATTGATTTAGGCAAAGGCGTTTTTATAGGAGGCAACAAGATTATTGCTATGGCAGGCCCCTGCGCCATAGAAAATTATGATACCCTTTATGAAATAGCCAAAGAAATCAAACAAATGGGGGTAAAAGTATTAAGAGGCGGAGCTTTTAAGCCTCGCAGTTCTCCATACAGTTTTCAGGGATTAGGAGAAGAGGGGCTGAAATATTTAAACAAGGTTGGCAAAGACCTGGAGATGGTCACATTAAGCGAGGTCATGGATACCCGCGACGTGGAATTAGTTGCCAAATATGTGGATGTCTTGCAGATAGGCGCGCGCAATATGCAAAATTTTAACCTGCTTAAAGAAGTGGGGCTTACCAAGAAACCGGTCCTTCTTAAAAGGGGCTTGTCTTCAACAATAAAAGAACTGCTTATGTCCGCGGAATACATTGTTTCCGGGGGTAATTTCAATGTGATCTTATGCGAAAGGGGCATACGCACCTTTGAAGATGCCACCCGCAATACCCTTGATATAAGCGCTGTTCCGCTTGTGAAGCAATATTCGCATCTCCCAATTATTGTTGACCCCAGCCACGCTGCGGGAAAATGGGGCCTGGTACCGGCTTTAGCCAAGGCCAGTATCGCCTCTGGAGCAGACGGGCTTCTAATTGAAGTGCATTCTCATCCTGAAGAGGCAATGTCAGACGGAGCGCAATCGCTTACTCCGGCCAACTTTGCTAATCTTATCAAGGAACTTAAAAATATCGCAAAAGCTATTGAAAGAGAAATTTAA
- the pheA gene encoding prephenate dehydratase, producing the protein MKIQKLRQKIDKLDKQIVGVLNKRANLVLEIASSKKDQGKSAYAPEREYEVLNKIKSFNNGPFPSSALEAVYREIMSYSLAIGRKLKVAYLGPQASFTNLAAIKRFGLQVEYIPCESIFDVFNSVENNQADYGVVPIENSIEGAVTHTLDMFMQSDLKICSQILQPIAHNLLAKCQLKQIKKVYSILQVFGQCRRWLQDNLPHAERIEVSSTTKAAQIVSKERNSACIASLLAAKVYKLKVLSKGIEDSPHNITRFMVIGNTQVPQIKHSRTSLLFSIKDRVGALHDMLNTFKKYKINLTKIESRPSKVKAWEYYFYVDLEGHLQDKNVSKAIADLDSKCKFLKILGSYPES; encoded by the coding sequence ATGAAAATACAGAAGCTTCGTCAGAAAATAGATAAGTTAGATAAACAGATAGTGGGCGTCTTAAACAAACGCGCTAATCTGGTCTTGGAGATCGCCAGCAGCAAGAAAGACCAGGGCAAAAGCGCGTATGCCCCGGAAAGAGAATACGAAGTCTTAAATAAAATAAAATCTTTCAACAATGGCCCTTTCCCGTCTTCGGCTTTAGAAGCTGTTTACCGCGAGATCATGTCTTACAGCCTTGCGATCGGACGGAAGTTAAAAGTGGCATACTTAGGCCCGCAGGCAAGCTTCACGAATTTGGCCGCGATCAAACGTTTTGGATTACAGGTAGAATATATTCCCTGCGAAAGCATCTTTGATGTTTTTAACAGCGTTGAAAACAATCAGGCGGATTACGGCGTTGTCCCGATAGAAAACTCTATCGAGGGAGCGGTAACCCATACCTTAGATATGTTTATGCAGTCCGATTTGAAAATATGCAGCCAGATATTGCAGCCGATTGCGCATAATTTACTTGCTAAATGCCAGCTCAAACAGATTAAGAAAGTATACTCTATTTTACAAGTTTTCGGGCAATGCCGCAGATGGCTGCAGGATAATCTTCCCCACGCGGAAAGAATTGAAGTTTCCAGCACCACCAAGGCGGCACAAATTGTAAGCAAAGAAAGAAACAGCGCTTGTATCGCATCGCTTTTAGCGGCTAAGGTTTATAAATTAAAAGTCCTCTCTAAAGGCATTGAAGATTCGCCGCACAATATAACTCGTTTTATGGTTATCGGCAATACCCAGGTGCCGCAGATAAAACACAGCCGGACGTCACTTCTTTTTTCCATAAAAGACAGGGTAGGGGCCTTACATGATATGCTGAACACCTTTAAGAAATATAAAATAAACTTAACAAAAATAGAATCCCGGCCGTCTAAAGTCAAGGCATGGGAATATTATTTCTATGTGGACCTGGAGGGGCACTTGCAGGACAAGAATGTTTCAAAAGCTATCGCAGATTTGGACAGTAAATGCAAGTTCTTGAAGATTTTAGGCTCGTATCCGGAATCTTAA
- the hisC gene encoding histidinol-phosphate transaminase, whose amino-acid sequence MQVLEDFRLVSGILIETISIIAGDKMQLARKNVQNITPYVGGRPIEEIKRQFRLKEVIKLASNENPLGGSPKAVRAMQKALKSVNRYPDGQGFYLKKGLAEFLKVEPENLVLGNGSDELIDIIIKTFVEDDENIVTSEVTFLEYEIISKVNNKKVITVPLKSFKYDLAGLKNAISDKTKLVFIANPNNPTGTYLTKGQIQDFLKGLPEHVIVVLDEAYDTFIDVDDYPSGLDYFKDANVITLKTFSKGYGLAGLRIGYAIARKEFTSFMERVRQPFNTNLIAQEAALAALGDKAFLKKARRINAEGKKYFSSALKQLGIFYVDSVTNFILMDVQEDGVGLFKKMLEKGVIVRDMKQYNLNNFIRVTIGTEKENKRFISVLKEIKFDKRRAK is encoded by the coding sequence ATGCAAGTTCTTGAAGATTTTAGGCTCGTATCCGGAATCTTAATTGAAACAATTTCTATAATCGCAGGAGATAAAATGCAGCTGGCAAGAAAAAATGTGCAAAATATTACACCCTATGTTGGCGGAAGGCCCATTGAAGAAATAAAACGCCAATTCCGCCTTAAAGAAGTTATTAAGCTGGCTTCCAATGAAAACCCGTTAGGCGGCTCTCCAAAAGCGGTAAGGGCAATGCAAAAGGCCTTAAAATCGGTCAACCGCTATCCTGACGGACAGGGTTTTTACCTCAAAAAGGGATTGGCTGAATTTCTGAAAGTAGAACCGGAAAATTTAGTTTTGGGCAACGGCTCGGATGAGTTAATTGATATTATCATTAAGACTTTTGTCGAGGATGATGAAAATATCGTTACCTCTGAAGTAACTTTTCTGGAGTATGAAATCATTTCTAAAGTCAACAATAAAAAGGTAATAACTGTTCCTCTTAAATCTTTTAAATACGACCTGGCGGGGTTAAAAAACGCGATTTCAGATAAAACCAAGCTTGTATTTATCGCCAACCCCAATAACCCCACAGGAACATATCTTACAAAAGGCCAAATCCAGGATTTCTTAAAGGGCCTGCCCGAACATGTTATTGTGGTTTTAGATGAAGCCTATGATACATTTATTGATGTTGATGATTACCCCAGCGGCCTTGATTATTTTAAGGATGCCAATGTTATAACCTTGAAGACATTCTCCAAAGGTTACGGTTTGGCGGGCTTGCGCATTGGTTACGCTATAGCAAGAAAAGAATTCACTTCTTTTATGGAAAGGGTCAGGCAGCCGTTTAATACTAATCTTATTGCGCAAGAAGCAGCCCTTGCCGCCTTAGGCGATAAGGCCTTCCTGAAGAAAGCCCGCAGAATAAATGCGGAAGGTAAAAAATACTTTTCTTCAGCCTTAAAGCAATTAGGCATATTTTATGTAGATTCTGTCACGAATTTCATACTTATGGACGTGCAAGAGGATGGCGTAGGCCTATTTAAGAAAATGCTTGAAAAAGGAGTAATTGTCAGGGATATGAAACAATATAACTTAAATAATTTTATACGCGTTACTATCGGGACTGAAAAAGAAAACAAGAGATTCATTTCCGTGCTAAAAGAAATTAAGTTTGATAAGCGGAGGGCAAAATGA